One genomic region from Xyrauchen texanus isolate HMW12.3.18 chromosome 4, RBS_HiC_50CHRs, whole genome shotgun sequence encodes:
- the LOC127634336 gene encoding palmitoyltransferase ZDHHC23-A-like isoform X1, whose protein sequence is MKTERFKPPEPNDPLCCCGDIDQQREYCCCDCEELDDACERLLRREPEKPDIFSHFVSRIANRLGLPCCAIGPLRMELSVLPPMVLLPGLLRVAAINCMLGVVTLTALPGLVLWYYYVTHKRKRRTLFFLCLALFSLAYMYYLFLTEILPRGDVSSLQVVTATTGLLLTLISLVRTKQGPGFVKSHSLALNSSSTTNQTKNSTEDSTPCYGINLSKGEIEEKKKWCPVCRLVRPPRAGHCRICGACVLRMDHHCVWINSCVGQANHKQFILTLLLFLLTSFYGISLVLRSICPHQSLFTAMLYCPGVYNQYSTALCFTCVWYSSIITGGLLYLFILQIINVCYNITEREAQIALRNKSGRRRYFGLVVDTGIYSQGLRQNWIQFLTMSTDENISPLIFTDMGL, encoded by the exons ATGAAAACAGAACGTTTTAAGCCACCAGAACCAAATGACCCTTTATGTTGCTGTGGAGACATCGACCAGCAAAGAGAGTACTGCTGCTGTGATTGTGAAGAACTTGATGATGCCTGTGAAAG GTTACTCAGAAGAGAGCCAGAAAAGCCAGACATCTTCTCTCATTTCGTCTCACGCATTGCTAATCGTTTGGGTTTGCCTTGTTGTGCCATAGGACCCCTCCGAATGGAGCTGTCTGTCCTGCCTCCCATGGTATTACTACCTGGCCTGTTGCGTGTGGCAGCAATAAATTGTATGCTGGGAGTTGTAACCTTGACTGCCTTGCCAGGACTGGTGCTTTGGTATTACTATGTAACTCACAAAAGGAAAAGGCGCACACTGTTTTTCCTATGTTTGGCACTCTTCTCCCTTGCCTATATGTACTACCTTTTCCTCACTGAGATCCTTCCCAGAGGAGATGTAAGTAGTCTGCAGGTGGTTACTGCAACAACAGGTCTACTGCTGACTCTCATCTCCCTTGTGCGCACCAAACAGGGACCAGGGTTCGTCAAATCCCACTCACTAGCTCTCAACAGCAGCTCTACAACCAATCAGACCAAAAACTCAACTGAAGACTCCACCCCCTGCTATGGAATTAATCTGTCAAAGGGTGAGATTGAAGAAAAGaagaagtggtgccctgtgtgcCGACTAGTACGTCCACCAAGAGCAGGGCATTGCAGGATCTGTGGGGCATGTGTCCTTCGAATGGACCACCACTGTGTCTG GATAAATAGCTGTGTTGGGCAAGCCAATCACAAGCAGTTCATTCTGACTCTGCTTCTCTTCTTGTTGACATCATTCTATGGGATCAGTTTGGTGTTAAGGAGTATATGTCCACACCAGAGTCTATTCACAGCCATGTTATACTGCCCTGGAGTCTACAACCAATACAG cacagCACTGTGCTTTACATGTGTGTGGTACAGCAGTATCATAACAGGTGGTCTGCTGTACCTGTTCATCCTTCAGATCATCAATGTCTGTTATAACATAACAGAACGCGAAGCTCAGATTGCTTTACGCAACAAATCTGGCAGACGGCGTTACTTTGGCCTGGTTGTGGACACTGGCATCTATTCACAGGGCCTCCGCCAGAACTGGATCCAGTTCCTCACCATGAGTACAGATGAGAATATATCCCCCTTGATCTTCACAGATATG
- the LOC127634336 gene encoding palmitoyltransferase ZDHHC23-A-like isoform X2 gives MKTERFKPPEPNDPLCCCGDIDQQREYCCCDCEELDDACERLLRREPEKPDIFSHFVSRIANRLGLPCCAIGPLRMELSVLPPMVLLPGLLRVAAINCMLGVVTLTALPGLVLWYYYVTHKRKRRTLFFLCLALFSLAYMYYLFLTEILPRGDVSSLQVVTATTGLLLTLISLVRTKQGPGFVKSHSLALNSSSTTNQTKNSTEDSTPCYGINLSKGEIEEKKKWCPVCRLVRPPRAGHCRICGACVLRMDHHCVWINSCVGQANHKQFILTLLLFLLTSFYGISLVLRSICPHQSLFTAMLYCPGVYNQYSTVLYMCVVQQYHNRWSAVPVHPSDHQCLL, from the exons ATGAAAACAGAACGTTTTAAGCCACCAGAACCAAATGACCCTTTATGTTGCTGTGGAGACATCGACCAGCAAAGAGAGTACTGCTGCTGTGATTGTGAAGAACTTGATGATGCCTGTGAAAG GTTACTCAGAAGAGAGCCAGAAAAGCCAGACATCTTCTCTCATTTCGTCTCACGCATTGCTAATCGTTTGGGTTTGCCTTGTTGTGCCATAGGACCCCTCCGAATGGAGCTGTCTGTCCTGCCTCCCATGGTATTACTACCTGGCCTGTTGCGTGTGGCAGCAATAAATTGTATGCTGGGAGTTGTAACCTTGACTGCCTTGCCAGGACTGGTGCTTTGGTATTACTATGTAACTCACAAAAGGAAAAGGCGCACACTGTTTTTCCTATGTTTGGCACTCTTCTCCCTTGCCTATATGTACTACCTTTTCCTCACTGAGATCCTTCCCAGAGGAGATGTAAGTAGTCTGCAGGTGGTTACTGCAACAACAGGTCTACTGCTGACTCTCATCTCCCTTGTGCGCACCAAACAGGGACCAGGGTTCGTCAAATCCCACTCACTAGCTCTCAACAGCAGCTCTACAACCAATCAGACCAAAAACTCAACTGAAGACTCCACCCCCTGCTATGGAATTAATCTGTCAAAGGGTGAGATTGAAGAAAAGaagaagtggtgccctgtgtgcCGACTAGTACGTCCACCAAGAGCAGGGCATTGCAGGATCTGTGGGGCATGTGTCCTTCGAATGGACCACCACTGTGTCTG GATAAATAGCTGTGTTGGGCAAGCCAATCACAAGCAGTTCATTCTGACTCTGCTTCTCTTCTTGTTGACATCATTCTATGGGATCAGTTTGGTGTTAAGGAGTATATGTCCACACCAGAGTCTATTCACAGCCATGTTATACTGCCCTGGAGTCTACAACCAATACAG CACTGTGCTTTACATGTGTGTGGTACAGCAGTATCATAACAGGTGGTCTGCTGTACCTGTTCATCCTTCAGATCATCAATGTCTGTTATAA